Proteins encoded together in one Streptomyces sp. NA04227 window:
- a CDS encoding transcriptional regulator: protein MNDNKNARQPREALINVIHSPTRLAILAILNRVQHVAFSDLRESLELTAAELSRQIAILEKEGLVDVAKLRVKRVAATHVRISNDGRERFADYLTQLQAVVGRQIQS from the coding sequence GTGAATGATAACAAAAATGCTCGTCAGCCGCGCGAGGCGTTGATCAACGTTATTCACTCCCCCACACGTCTGGCTATTCTCGCAATACTCAACCGAGTTCAACATGTCGCGTTCTCAGACCTGCGCGAAAGCCTGGAACTGACCGCAGCCGAACTTTCGCGCCAGATCGCCATCTTGGAGAAAGAGGGCCTGGTGGACGTCGCGAAATTACGAGTGAAAAGAGTCGCCGCCACTCACGTGCGCATTTCGAACGACGGGCGGGAACGCTTCGCCGATTATTTGACCCAACTACAGGCCGTGGTGGGAAGACAGATTCAGAGTTGA
- a CDS encoding RidA family protein: MTETHLTHIPTPDGLAPGNGYSHVVMGTGKFIALSGQVALDADGKVVGEGDPGAQARQVFENLRRCLDAAGATFEDVVKLNFFVTDVAHLPTVRPVRDAYVNTARPPASTAVQVSALFRPELLLEVEAYAVLPQWRE; the protein is encoded by the coding sequence ATGACCGAGACCCACCTCACCCACATCCCCACCCCCGACGGCCTCGCCCCCGGCAACGGCTACTCCCATGTCGTCATGGGCACCGGCAAGTTCATCGCCCTGTCCGGGCAGGTCGCCCTCGACGCCGACGGCAAGGTGGTCGGCGAGGGCGATCCCGGTGCCCAGGCGCGGCAGGTCTTCGAGAACCTGCGGCGCTGCCTGGACGCCGCCGGTGCCACCTTCGAGGACGTGGTCAAGCTCAACTTCTTCGTCACGGACGTGGCCCATCTGCCCACTGTGCGGCCGGTGCGGGACGCGTACGTCAACACCGCGCGGCCACCTGCCAGTACGGCGGTTCAGGTCTCGGCGCTGTTCCGGCCGGAGCTGTTGCTGGAGGTGGAGGCGTACGCGGTACTGCCGCAGTGGCGGGAGTGA
- a CDS encoding alpha/beta hydrolase, translated as MTSETSGTPGTEAALRTEHGLVYGPSGQQLDLYRPYTTSRLLPTVLLWHGIGPDERDVLEPLARAVAAHGLLVLVPDWRSDASDSGRSHLLESLAFTRREAGGLGGDARSCVLAGWSAGAGAAVAVTQRPEVAAGWRPKAVVGLAGRYDVPARTTGTVPLADLAAGLAPLVPVHLVHGSRDSVAPARHSHDMANALRAAGRTVTLQEPDTDHAGVITTEYDPAENRCVPAVAEHACQAGKLVAESLAAAATRPGV; from the coding sequence ATGACTTCCGAGACGTCCGGAACCCCCGGCACAGAGGCGGCACTGCGGACGGAACACGGGCTCGTCTACGGACCGAGCGGCCAACAGCTGGACCTCTACCGCCCGTACACCACCTCCCGGCTACTGCCGACCGTCCTCCTCTGGCACGGCATCGGGCCGGACGAGCGGGATGTACTGGAGCCGCTGGCCCGCGCGGTGGCGGCGCACGGTCTGCTGGTACTCGTTCCGGACTGGCGCTCGGACGCCTCCGACAGCGGCCGGTCCCACCTGCTGGAATCGCTTGCGTTCACCCGGCGGGAGGCGGGCGGACTCGGTGGCGACGCGCGCTCGTGCGTACTGGCCGGGTGGTCCGCCGGGGCCGGAGCCGCCGTCGCGGTGACGCAGCGGCCCGAGGTCGCGGCGGGATGGCGGCCGAAGGCCGTGGTGGGTCTGGCAGGCCGCTACGACGTCCCCGCGCGTACCACGGGCACCGTTCCGCTGGCCGATCTCGCCGCGGGTCTGGCTCCGCTCGTGCCGGTCCACCTCGTACACGGCAGCCGCGACTCGGTCGCGCCCGCCCGGCACTCGCACGACATGGCGAACGCCCTGCGCGCGGCGGGCCGGACGGTGACTCTCCAGGAGCCGGACACCGACCACGCGGGCGTGATCACGACCGAGTACGACCCGGCCGAGAACCGCTGCGTCCCTGCGGTTGCCGAACACGCCTGCCAGGCAGGGAAGTTGGTTGCCGAATCCCTGGCTGCTGCCGCTACGCGCCCCGGAGTCTGA
- a CDS encoding DinB family protein, whose product MTRIEDTPSAWDERTQLTTFLDYARDTARAKCEGVSAENARKALLPGSPLMTMSGLINHLRWVEYYWFQVVFLGEEDRGPWTEEDPDREMRIAVDFPLTQLLDEYAQQSARYRELVAGNGLDKQAQRAVRDGLRVDLRWILLHLTEETARHNGHLDILREMLDGTTGD is encoded by the coding sequence ATGACCAGAATCGAAGACACTCCCTCCGCGTGGGACGAGCGCACCCAGCTCACCACGTTTCTCGACTACGCACGTGACACCGCCCGCGCCAAGTGCGAGGGCGTCTCCGCGGAGAACGCCCGCAAGGCGCTCCTGCCGGGCTCACCGCTGATGACCATGAGCGGACTGATCAACCACCTCCGCTGGGTCGAGTACTACTGGTTCCAGGTGGTCTTCCTCGGCGAGGAGGACCGGGGCCCCTGGACCGAGGAGGACCCCGACCGCGAGATGCGCATCGCCGTCGACTTCCCGCTCACGCAACTGCTCGACGAATACGCGCAGCAGAGCGCCCGCTACCGCGAACTGGTCGCCGGGAACGGCCTGGACAAGCAGGCCCAGCGCGCCGTCCGCGACGGTCTCCGGGTCGACCTGCGCTGGATCCTCCTGCACCTCACCGAGGAGACGGCCCGCCACAACGGCCACCTGGACATCCTGCGCGAGATGCTCGACGGCACGACCGGGGACTAG